A single region of the Melospiza melodia melodia isolate bMelMel2 chromosome 7 unlocalized genomic scaffold, bMelMel2.pri SUPER_7_unloc_1, whole genome shotgun sequence genome encodes:
- the LOC134432809 gene encoding serine/threonine-protein kinase PAK 1-like produces the protein MDGGVLSDIVSQTCLSEDEMAAISRECLQGLDFLHANNVIHRDVKSDNILLRTDGSVKLADFGLATQLTPEQSRRCSVTGTPWWMAPEVVTGQPYGPKVDIWSFGIVGIEMIEQEPPYLGESSGTATYLIATVGTPQLRQPKLLSALLRDFLSCCLQTDEEQRWSAKELLQHPFVTSAKPPFILAQVINSVKKTNNPNPKL, from the exons atggatggaggtgtcctgagcgacatcgtcagccagacctgcctgtctgaagatgagatggcagccatcagtcgggag tgcctgcaaggactggattttcttcatgcaaacaatgtgatccatcgagacgtgaagagtgacaacatccttctcagaacggacggttctgtcaaactgg ctgattttggcctcgctactcagctcacccctgagcagagcagacggtgctcggtaaccgggactccttggtggatggcgcctgaagtggtgacaggtcaaccatatggccccaaagtggacatatggtcttttggaattgtgggaattgaaatgatagaacaagaacctccttacttgggcgaaagttctggcacg gctacatacctgatagccacagtagggactccacagctgcggcagcccaagctcctctcggctttgctgcgtgacttcctgagctgctgcctgcagacagacgaggagcagcgctggtctgccaaggagctcctgcag catccatttgtaacctcagccaagccaccattcatcctggcacaagtcatcaactcagtgaagaagacgaataaccctaaccctaaactctaa